The nucleotide window TTTATTTTGAGCGGAATTTGTTCTTGTTTTGGACCGGAACTTTCCTAAAATCTCAACTCTCCTTATTTCCAACCGGTACTATCCTAAAATCCCAGCTCTCCTACCTTCTCGTAGCTGCCCATTTTATAGCTGGTGATTTTATCTGCCGACAGAGCATATAAGGTGTCACCGATATAAAGCAGGCGCTGGATTTGGTGCTCCCATTCTTCGTAATACGGCATGTCGCCGTTAATATGGGTTATTTTTGACTTAAGGTTGATACCTGTTTCAGGGTCAATATCATAAATATAAGCTCCCTGATATTCAAAGATTTGTTCGTATTCGTTCTTCTCGCTGTTTCGGTAAACCGAGATTGGGAATGCGAAGATATCTTTGTCTTTATTGAACAGCAAAGCTTTATGATCATGATTCAGCGGAGAATAGGTTCCCCTGCCGCCAATGACCTCAGTGAATTTCTCTTTCGGATTGGACATATCGCTGACGTCGAAAAGGGAGATTTTGACTCCATCTGTCAGGATCCGCGGCTGTGCGGCTCCTTTTTCAGCGACGATTTTCGTATCCTGTCCGAATCCGATGATATGGTTTTCATCATACGGATGAAGGTAATTGCTGAAACCCGGGATTTTCAGTTCGCCTAGCACCTTCGGGTTGGCCGGGTCGCTTGCATCAAACACAAACAGCGGATCGGTTTCTTTAAAAGTAACCATATAAATCCGGTCCCCCATGAACCTGGCAGAATAAATTCGTTCACCGCGGGCAAGTTCTTCAATCTTCCCGGTTTCCTTTAAATTTTCATCTAATATATAGAGATGGTTGGATGAAGGCCGATCCTCATCCCAAGCGTATCCCTTCGTCGTCACCAACCGGAAAAAGCCGTTGTGCTCATCCATCGAGAACTGATTCAGCACCGTCCCCCGCACCGTAGCAGAACTATGGTGCTTGACCTCCATGCCCTTGATCGCGAATTTATGGACATCCGTGTCAGGTGCAATCACACCGCGCTCTTTGAAATCCATATCCCCGTAATTCTCAACTGCGAGATACAGATTTTCCTTTGACATATAAACCTGGTTGCCGCTGCCCAAATAGGTAGTCATTGATACTTTCTTTTTCGGCTGCTCAAGATCGAGAGCAGCTATGATTGTATAGTTCGGCTGACGCGATTCCGGAAAATAGTAAATTTCGTCATAACCAATCATTTTCTCCTTCGAACCCACCGCTGAATCGGAGAACTTCGGCCGGATATCCATTTTCCTGCTCTCCTTCAGCAGCCAGTAATCTGGATAATGCTGTGTGATAAGGTAAACAAGGTTATCCACCTTCCTGGCCGAAATGTAGTGGCCCTCCATCTTCACTTCACGAATCTGTTTTGGGTCAGCAGGATTTTTCACATTATAAACAAGGATGGTCGTCGACTGCATCATCGGAGCAATCAGCGAATCTTTGGCAACATCTTCGTAAGGTCTGTAAATCTCATTGTACTGATGCCCAATGACCACGAGCTGATCCTCTTGCAAAAACAGCTGGCTTGGAGAAAAATTTTCCTTATAAGGAATCGTCGACAACACCTTCATCTGCGCGCCAGGCACAGCCTGAATAATCCGCACCTTATCATGCTCAGCCTGAAAGATGCTTTTTCCATCTGTTTTCACAATGTCCGCTTCATCGACACCCTGGACCTGGACATTCGTTTCGGACACATCTCCGCCGCCTCCTGACTTATCAGCAGCCACTGACTCTTCCGTCGCTTTATCCTCGCCTGCAGAAAAGGATTCCTTCAAACCGCCAAACCAGCCCCGCGCCTTTTTTTCTTCCTTGATGATTTCTTCAAAATAGCTCGCCAGGTTCTCCTGCGTCCCAACGGTCGGGAGTGTTTCTTTTACAACGAACTTCCAGCTATGCTCAGCGTCCAGCTCCCTGCCCAATGCTGATTTGATCCCTTTTTTAAAATGAACCGTATAGCCCTTCGACTGCGGGTCATACCCATCTTCAGGAGGATGGATGTAAATGCTCTTACGGTCGTCACCCAGCTCCAGCTTCGTGTCGAGCTTCTCTCCCTTGTCATTCGTCACATACAACAAATCTTGATCAAGGCTTTGTTCTGAAACCTTTTCCGAGAACTGCAGCTGCCATACCTTGTTCGGCAATACGGCATGCTCCTCTTCCCACGCATTGACCACCTTGAACTGGGAAAAAGAATAAAAAACCAATGCGGCAATAGAAATGGACATTAATCCGATGATCAACCACCATTTTTTCATTTTTTTCAGCCCCTTTGTAAAATAAGACGGAAATTCGTTCCAGGCGTTTCAATTTAATGGTAAAAAAAAAGCCCCTTCGTATTACGAAGGAACCTTGATCTTACTAAATTCTTCTGCCGGAACAGGCTTGGAAAAATGATACCCCTGGGCTTCGTTACAGCGATGCTGCTTCAGCAAGCCTAACTGCTTTGCTGTTTCCACGCCTTCCGCAATGACGGACAAACCCAGATTATGCGCCATCAAAATAATGGTCGTGGCGATGTTTTCGTCGCTTTTATTATCAGCGATGTCCTGGACAAAGCAGCGATCAATCTTCAAATGATCGATCGGGAACCTTTTTAAGTAGCTGAGCGAGCTATAGCCTGTGCCGAAATCATCGATGGAGATATTGACTCCCAGCCCCTTTAGCTCATGAAGGATGATGCTCGCTTTCTCGACGTCCATTGTCATGCTTTCGGTAATCTCGATTGTCAGGAAACGCGGATCGACTTCAGCAAATTCAAGGGTTTCTTTAACCATCGAGATCAAATTGGACTGGTAAAATTGGCGAATCGATAAATTGACGGATACCGTTAATCCTTCCCTCCCATTACCATGCCAATCCTTTAGCTGCAGCAGAGCTGTTTTCAGCACCCACTCGCCAATCGGGATGATCAGGCCCGTTTCTTCCGCAATCGGAATGAACTGATCGGGGGTTACAAAACCCATCCTTTCATTTTTCCAGCGGATCAGCGCCTCGGCACCTGTTACCTCATTTGTAAACAGATTGATGATCGGCTGATATAGCAGGACAAATTCTTTGCGTTCAAGTGCTTTGCGGAGTTCATTTTCGATTTGGAGCTTTTCGAAAGCTGTTTTATCCAACATGACATCATAGCCCTGGAAGTTATTGCGTCCCTGCTTCTTCGCCTGGTACATCGCGACATCAGCTTTGCTTAACAGCATGTCAACCTCTGCGCCATCATCCGGGTAGAAGCTCATGCCAATACTCGTTGTGATGAAGATGTCTGATCCGTCAATCACAAATGGCTCCTCTAAAGTCTCAAGAATTTTACGAGCAACGGCTTCGGCTTTTTCCTTCGTCGTATGTTCGAGTAAAATAGTGAATTCGTCCCCGCCCTGCCTAGAAAAAAACACTCCATCACCAAGGCTTGCTTTCAGCTTCTCTGACACATACACAAGCAAACGATCGCCTATCGTATGACCTAATGAGTCGTTAACATATTTGAACCGGTCCAGGTCGAGAAACAAGAGGCTCATTTTTTCACCTTCATTCACTTTCGTTTCAGTGAATGCTTTTTTGACTCGATGATCAAACAGCCTGCGGTTGGCCAAACCTGTCAGCGCATCATGATACGCCATAAAATTAATTTTTTCCTTTGCCCGATAATGCTGGATCACCAAGCTGGCGAGATCCGTCGCGTTGCGGATGATTTCCTTGTCTTTTTCTCGGGGCGACCGGGAACGGCAATAGTATAGTGCGAAGGTGCCGATTACACTTTGATCATCATCAAACACCGGTGTTGACCAGCATGCCTTTAATCCGTAAGAAAGCGCCTGATCCCGATATTTCTCCCATAATGGATCTGATTCAATATCGACAGCAACCACGTACTCCTTCCGATAGGCCGCTGTTCCGCAGGACCCTGCCTCTGGACCAATCACAAGTCCATCAACTGCCTTGTTAAAAGCTGGAGGCAAATGAGGCGATGATCCATGGACCAACCTTTTCCCCTCTTGATCGACTACCAGAATCGAACAGTGCGCTCCATCTGTAAAACTTTCTATAAAAAACACCACTTCATCAAGGACGTCATGAAAAGAAGCGCCCTTCGCCATCATCTTCAGGATCCGATTCTGACCGCCCAATAAAGCCTCCAGCTCTTTTTTTTCCGTAATATCCTGAGCGCAGCCGACTATGCCCAGTATCTCCTGTTCAACCGTGATGGGAACAGCAGTGAGCATCAAGTCGATTCGTTCACCTGTGCCTTTTTTAAAGATCGCTGTTTCAAACCTTGTACGTCCTCCACTCATTACATGCTGGAATTGACGGATGGACTCATCCACAGAATCATCGTGAAGCAGGAAGATGAAATTCATATTCAAAGCCTCGTTCAGCGTATATCCAGTCACCGCTTCAGCTTCTTCATTGAATGCTATAAAATTCCCCTCAGCGTCAAGGGCGAAGCATCCATCATGATTATATTGAAACAAAGATTTGTACACTTTAAAAAGTGTGCTGCTGTTTAAATCTGGCTGCAAATTCCTCACCTTTTTCTCTTATGTATCTAGTTTTTTATATCGGATAATCCTTCCAAAAATTCACTGGTAGTTCCTTACAATCAAATGCGTTATTTTGTGTTATTTTTCAAAAAGGTTTACGGAGATGATATGATGGGAATATAATGATGTTGAATTTTAGCAGGAGAGGAATTGCAAATGAGTATTCTGATTGTAGATGACAATGAAGCGAACTTATTCGTTATTGAAAAACTATTGAATCGGGCTGGGTATGCAGACCATCTCTCATTCACATCTGCAAATGATCTGTTTGCGTATCTGGATTCTGACAATCCTTATATTGTTGCCGAGCAGGTAGATGTCATCCTGATGGACATCATGATGCCTGAAGTAGATGGAATTGAAGCTTGCCGCCGCCTTCAGGAAATGCCGCACCTGAAGGATATTCCCGTTGTCTTTGTCACGGCGCTTGAGGACACGGCCAAAGTCGTTGAGGCTCTTGATGCGGGCGGGACCGATTATTTGATGAAACCGATCAAAAAGACCGAGCTGCTGGCACGCCTAAGGGTAGCACTGAGATTGAAATATGAAAAGGACTGGCATAAGAAACAGGAAGAGAAGATCACCAATGAGCTGGAACTTTCAATGCAAGTGCAGACGAGCTTGTTAAGTGAGCCTGTATACAATGATAATCTGCTCATCAAAGCCTCTTATCTCCCAGCCTTCAAGCTTGCCGGAGATCTTTATTACTGGCGCCAGATTGATGAGCATAAATTTGCTGCCATCCAGCTTGACATGATGGGCTATGGCATCTCATCTTCCCTCGTGTGCATGTTCATTTCCTCTGTCCTGAGGGATGCCATCAGAACGAATCCTGATCCGGAATATGTAATAAGTGAATTGAACAAGTGGATGACTTCCCTGAACCATTATAACCAGAAAATCCCTTATTACTTTACCGCCATTTACTTAACGATCGACACTGCCGAGCGAAAAATCGAATACATCAACGCCGGACATCCTACCGCGCATGCGATGATCGACGGCCATGAGATCGCAGAACTAAAAAGCAATACATGCGCTGTTGGCTTTTTTCCTGAAATACATACTGATAAAAAGACGATTCATTACACAAGCTCCCTGCAGTTGCTGATTTGTACGGACGGCGTCCATGAGGCCATCGATAAATATGAACAAGCAGGAACTGAATACTTAAGACATCTAGTCACTAATCCCTTTCCGTGCACGAAAGAAACGGAACCGCTCGACCTCGTCCTGACCCCTGAGCAGAAAGAATCAGGGGCAGATGATATGTGCATCATCCTTATCCAGGCGACATAGAATAGCAGAAGCGCCTTGGTCACCGACAAGCACTGGAGGGCCTGACAGTGAAATCGCCCTTTGACTTCATTGGCAGGACCGAAATCGAAATGTATAGCCGACTGTCCAGAAACGCAGAAACTGGAGACTCCGACAAAGAAGCGCTTTTTGCTTCTGCCGGCGGAGTTGAAGTTTCGGAGTTTCTAGGAGGCGACACTAGACAAACGTCTCGAGGAGTTAGGAGCCGCAGCAGGACATGCGACTCGAGAGGCTAGGCGCTGGAGCTGGACATAGAAAAGCAGAAGCGGGCTGGAGATAGACATAGAAAAGCGCTGGGGATGGGCATTAATCCAAGTGAACAATCGCTCAGGTCAAAACAAAAAGCAAGAATCCTAAGATAAAGGATTCCTGCTTTTTTTTCGGTAAATCTTTTCTGTTGAATTGAATTCATCCAGGAAGCCATGGTCCGTCCTGGCTGATTCCTTCGTGCCAAGGCAGAGAAAACCTCCGTCGCTCAGGCTTTCGTTGAACAAGCGAAAGACCTGCTGCTGCAGCTGCAGGTTGAAGTAGATCATGACATTCCTGCAGATGATGACATGGAATTCATTAAAGGACCCATCTGTCACTAAATTATGCTGAGCAAACATGATATTCTTTCTTAAATATGGGGCCAGATGCGCAGCTTCACTATCGGCATTGTAATATTCGGAGAACGACTTTTTCCCGCCAGCCAGGATATAGTTTTTCGTGTAGGCCTGCATTTTGTGAAGCGGGATGACCCCGGCTTCCGCTTTTTGCAACACGATTTCATTCATATCCGTTGCGTAAATTTTCGCCCTGTCTCCCAGCCCTTCTTCCTCTAGTAAAATCGCCATCGAATAGGCTTCTTCTCCCGTCGAACAACCGGCATGCCAGATCCTGATTTCAGGAAGCTCCTTTAATAGGGGGATGACTTCTTCGCGCATTGCTTTGAAGAAGTCCGGATCCCTGAACATTTCTGTCACATTAATCGAAAAATCCTTCAGGATACTCTGCAGCACTCGGTCATCATGAATGACTTTTTCCCGTTAAGCTGGTAATGCTGTTCAGCTTTTCGGCATTCATTCTCGAAGTGACCCGCCTCGAAATCGAGGAACGCATGTATTTCCTGAAATCATAGCCAGAAAGACGGTAGATGGCCAGTAAAAGCAATTCAAGTTCTAAATCCTCGTTATTCACATCTCCACCCTCTGCTTTCATTACCACTCGCTGTCCTTAAGAGAGCCATACTCGCATTGCCGACAGCAGCTGGTCCAGTTTCATCGGTTTGCTGATGTAATCATTCGCTCCGGCATCGAGACATTTCTCCCGATCGCCTTTCATAGCCTTAGCCGTCAGAGCAATGATCGGCGTTTCGCTATGGCTGCCAGTCTGCCGGATTTGTCTGATCGTTTCATATCCATCCATAACAGGCATCATGATGTCCATCAGAACGATATCCACCGCGTCCAGTTCATTCATCTTTTCAAGGCAAATCACACCGTTTTCAGCAGTGATCACCTTCATCCCTTCTTTTTTTAGGACATTTTTCAATGTAAAAATATTGCGGTGGTCATCATCGGCGACGACTACTGTTTTCCCGGTCAGGACAGTGGTTCTATCAGGTCCACTCTCCTGCTCCTGCTGATGATCAGCAGTGACTTCTCCGCGCTCTTTCGTGTCATTCATAGATGGCTCAACCGCTGCCGCCACTTCATTCTGGAATTCCAGAAGATCCATGTCAGCTGCAGGATACCCATTCGGCAAGTTCGGAATAATGACGGTAAACGTACTTCCTTCGCCTTCCTTGCTATCCACCTTGCAGACTCCGCCCAACAGATGGGAGAATTCTCTGGAGATGGAGAGGCCCAGCCCTGTTCCGCCATACTTTCTCATAATGGCACCATCCACTTGCTGGAATGCTTCGAAAATCATGCGCTGTTTTTCGGAAGGAATCCCAATCCCCGAATCGGTGACGGTAAACTTCACCCATGTATCGGAATGGCCTGCCAGCGGACAGCCAATGGTTTCTTCTTCAGGTGCTTTTTCGATTTTTATCGATACCGTACCCTCTTCTGTGAATTTGAATGCATTTGACAGCAGGTTTTTCAAAATCTGCTGCAGCCTTTGTTCATCCGTATAGATAATCGGTGTAATATCATCTGTCTTAGTCACGATAAAATTGATCTTTTTATTCTTGGCAACCTGGTCAAACTGTCTTTCCAGCCGGCCGGCAAATTCATCAAGGAATACTTCCTCAAAACTCACTTCAAGCTTTCCTGCTTCAACCTTTGATAAATCAAGAATATCATTGATCAAATTCAAGAGGTCCTGGCCGGAAGAATGAATGACTTTTGAGAACTCCTTCTGTTCATCGGAAAGCCCATGTTCTGCATCATCGAGCAGCATCTCGGACAGAAGCAGGATACTGTTCAGCGGTGTCCTTAGCTCATGTGACATATTGGCAAGGAATTCCGATTTATAGGATGAACTCTGCTCAAGCTCTTTCG belongs to Mesobacillus subterraneus and includes:
- a CDS encoding beta-propeller domain-containing protein encodes the protein MKKWWLIIGLMSISIAALVFYSFSQFKVVNAWEEEHAVLPNKVWQLQFSEKVSEQSLDQDLLYVTNDKGEKLDTKLELGDDRKSIYIHPPEDGYDPQSKGYTVHFKKGIKSALGRELDAEHSWKFVVKETLPTVGTQENLASYFEEIIKEEKKARGWFGGLKESFSAGEDKATEESVAADKSGGGGDVSETNVQVQGVDEADIVKTDGKSIFQAEHDKVRIIQAVPGAQMKVLSTIPYKENFSPSQLFLQEDQLVVIGHQYNEIYRPYEDVAKDSLIAPMMQSTTILVYNVKNPADPKQIREVKMEGHYISARKVDNLVYLITQHYPDYWLLKESRKMDIRPKFSDSAVGSKEKMIGYDEIYYFPESRQPNYTIIAALDLEQPKKKVSMTTYLGSGNQVYMSKENLYLAVENYGDMDFKERGVIAPDTDVHKFAIKGMEVKHHSSATVRGTVLNQFSMDEHNGFFRLVTTKGYAWDEDRPSSNHLYILDENLKETGKIEELARGERIYSARFMGDRIYMVTFKETDPLFVFDASDPANPKVLGELKIPGFSNYLHPYDENHIIGFGQDTKIVAEKGAAQPRILTDGVKISLFDVSDMSNPKEKFTEVIGGRGTYSPLNHDHKALLFNKDKDIFAFPISVYRNSEKNEYEQIFEYQGAYIYDIDPETGINLKSKITHINGDMPYYEEWEHQIQRLLYIGDTLYALSADKITSYKMGSYEKVGELGF
- a CDS encoding EAL domain-containing protein, with the translated sequence MQPDLNSSTLFKVYKSLFQYNHDGCFALDAEGNFIAFNEEAEAVTGYTLNEALNMNFIFLLHDDSVDESIRQFQHVMSGGRTRFETAIFKKGTGERIDLMLTAVPITVEQEILGIVGCAQDITEKKELEALLGGQNRILKMMAKGASFHDVLDEVVFFIESFTDGAHCSILVVDQEGKRLVHGSSPHLPPAFNKAVDGLVIGPEAGSCGTAAYRKEYVVAVDIESDPLWEKYRDQALSYGLKACWSTPVFDDDQSVIGTFALYYCRSRSPREKDKEIIRNATDLASLVIQHYRAKEKINFMAYHDALTGLANRRLFDHRVKKAFTETKVNEGEKMSLLFLDLDRFKYVNDSLGHTIGDRLLVYVSEKLKASLGDGVFFSRQGGDEFTILLEHTTKEKAEAVARKILETLEEPFVIDGSDIFITTSIGMSFYPDDGAEVDMLLSKADVAMYQAKKQGRNNFQGYDVMLDKTAFEKLQIENELRKALERKEFVLLYQPIINLFTNEVTGAEALIRWKNERMGFVTPDQFIPIAEETGLIIPIGEWVLKTALLQLKDWHGNGREGLTVSVNLSIRQFYQSNLISMVKETLEFAEVDPRFLTIEITESMTMDVEKASIILHELKGLGVNISIDDFGTGYSSLSYLKRFPIDHLKIDRCFVQDIADNKSDENIATTIILMAHNLGLSVIAEGVETAKQLGLLKQHRCNEAQGYHFSKPVPAEEFSKIKVPS
- a CDS encoding PP2C family protein-serine/threonine phosphatase; translation: MSILIVDDNEANLFVIEKLLNRAGYADHLSFTSANDLFAYLDSDNPYIVAEQVDVILMDIMMPEVDGIEACRRLQEMPHLKDIPVVFVTALEDTAKVVEALDAGGTDYLMKPIKKTELLARLRVALRLKYEKDWHKKQEEKITNELELSMQVQTSLLSEPVYNDNLLIKASYLPAFKLAGDLYYWRQIDEHKFAAIQLDMMGYGISSSLVCMFISSVLRDAIRTNPDPEYVISELNKWMTSLNHYNQKIPYYFTAIYLTIDTAERKIEYINAGHPTAHAMIDGHEIAELKSNTCAVGFFPEIHTDKKTIHYTSSLQLLICTDGVHEAIDKYEQAGTEYLRHLVTNPFPCTKETEPLDLVLTPEQKESGADDMCIILIQAT